The sequence below is a genomic window from Barrientosiimonas humi.
GCCCAGCTCGCGGGTGATCGAGCGGGCCATGCCGACCAGCCCGGCCTTGCTCGCGGCGTAGTTGACCTGCCCGGCCGAGCCGAGCAGGCCGACCACGCTGGAGATGAAGATCATCCGGCCGCGCTTGAGCCGGATCATCCCCTTGCTGGCGCGGCGGGCGCAGCGGAAGGCGCCGGTGAGGTTGGTGTCGAGCACGGTGGCGAAGTCCTCGTCGGACATCCGCAGCAGCAGGGTGTCGGAGGTGATGCCGGCGTTCGCGACGAGCACCTCGATCGGGCCGCCGACCAGCTGCTCGGCGGCGGTGAACGCGGCGTCGACCGAGGCGGTGTCGGAGACGTCGCACTGCACCGCCTCGAGTCCGTCGGGCGCCTCGCCGGAGCGGCTCGCGACCACCACGCGGTCACCCCCCTCAGCGAGGGCGCGGGCGACCGCGAGGCCGATGCCGCGGTTGCCGCCGGTGACCAGGACGGGACGTGGGCTGTCGCTCAACGAAGAGGCTCCTGACGCTTGCTCGGGGGCTGCGCTGGCGACGCTATCCGACTACCCCGCGGTAGTCGTACCTCGTGCCACCAGGCGTACCGTTGAGGGATGAGCAGGCGCACTCGCCACGACCAGACCAGCTCGGTGCCGTCGGCCACCAGCTTGCCTGCCAACCCCCGCGACGACCACGACAACCGGGTCCGCAACTACCTGATCTCCATGGGGATCCGCACGGCGTGCTTCGTCGGGGCGTTCGTCTTCACCGGCGTGCTGCGCTGGGTGTGCGTGGCCCTCGCGGTCGTGCTGCCCTACGTCGCCGTCATCTTCGCCAACGCGGCGCAGCAGCGACGCATCGACGTGCTGGGGTCGGTGCGTCCCGACCGGCGCCAGAAGCGCATCGACGGCCCGGCCGCGCACGGCAGCTCCCGCACCTCGTGAGCGGCGACGACCTGGTCTGCAGCGCCAAGGGCTGCCGGGCCGAGGCGGTGTGGGCGGTGCGCTGGAACAACCCGACCCTGCACACACCCGAGCGCCGCAAGGTCTGGCTCGCCTGCGACCCCCACCGCGAGACGCTGTGGGAGTTCCTGTCGCTGCGCGGGTTCGCGCGCGACGTCGTGCCGGTCGACCGGCTCGAGCCCACCGACGGCTGAGCACCACGCCCACGCTGATCGAACACGCCGGCACCCCCACGCTGATCGAGTAGGCCGGAGCGCTAGCGGTGGCCGTATCGAGATCCCCCCTCAGCCGCCGATCGCCGACATCGGCCGGTCGGGCTGCACGAACGACTCGTCGTCGATGCCGTGGCCGGCGCGCTTGCGCGCCATCTCGCCGGTGATCGCCGCGGCGATCGTCTCGTCGTCGGCCCCGCCGCGCAGCAGCGCGCGCAGGTCGCCCTCGCCGCGGGCGAACAGGCAGTTGCGCACCTGCCCGTCGGCGGTCAGCCGGACGCGGTCGCACGCGCCGCAGAACGGCCGCGTCACGCTGGCAATGATCCCGACCGTCGCGGGCCCGCCGTCGACGAGGAACCGCTCGGCCGGCGCGCTCCCGCGGGAGGCGTCGGGCAGCGGAGTGAGGGTGAACCGCTCCGCGAGCCGCTCGTGCAGCTCGTCGACGGTGATCATCTCGTCGCGGGTCCACGCGTGCTGCGCGTCGAGCGGCATCTGCTCGATGAACCGCAGCTCGTAGCCGCGGTCGAGGCACCACTGCAGCAGCTCGGCGACCCGGTGCTCGTTGACGCCGCGCATCGCGACGGAGTTGACCTTGACCGGCGTGAGGCCGGCGTCGGCCGCGGCCTTCAGACCTGCCTCGACGTCGGCGAGGCGGTCGCGCAGGGTCAGCTGCTTGAACGTGTCGCGGTCGACGGTGTCGAGCGAGACGTTGACCCGGTCCAGCCCCGCCTCGGCGAGGGGCGCGGCCAGCCGGTCCAGGCCGATGCCGTTGCTGGTGAGCGCCATCTGGGGGCGCGGCTCGAGCGCCGCCACCCGGCGTACGACATCGGTCAGCGACCGGCGCAGCAGCGGCTCACCGCCGGTGAAGCGCACCTGGCGCACGCCGAGGTCGACGAAGATGCCGATGAGGCGCACCAGCTCGTCGTCGGTGAGCATCTCGGGCTTGGCCAGCCAGGGCAGACCCTCGGCGGGCATGCAGTACGTGCAGCGCAGGTTGCAGCGGTCGGTCACCGAGACGCGCAGGTCACGGCCGACGCGCCCGTAGCGGTCGACCAGGCGCGCATCGGCACGCGGGCGCGGCATCGGGAGGCTGGTCCGGCTCATTCCCCCAATCTACGTCGAGGTACCGTCACGGGGTGCTCCGAGTGCTCGCCACCCGCCGCTGGATCGCGTGGTTGCTGGTCGCGCTCGTCGCCGCGGTGGCCTGTCTGTTCCTCGGACGGTGGCAGTGGAGCCGCTGGGAGTCGCGCAACCTGACGCAGACCACCATCAAGAACAACTACGACGCCACCCCCGTCCCGCTCGGCGAGGTCCTGCCGACCCCGACCAGCGAGCTCGCGCCGCAGGACCAGTGGCGGCAGGTGCGCCTGGTCGGCAGCTACGACACCGGCGCGCAGACCCTCGTGCGCAACCGGCCGCTGTCGGGCACGTACGGCTACGAGGTGGTGCTGCCGTTCCGCGCCGACGACGGCCGCACCGTGCTGGTCGACCGCGGCTGGGTGCCCAACGGCCCCACCGCCGAGACCCCGCCGGAGGTGCCGCCCGCGCCGTCCGGCCAGGTGACCGTCGTGGGGTGGATGCGGCCCGCCGAGCCGGACCTCAAGCGCGACGCCGTGCCGGGTCAGGTGTCCTCGATCAACCCGCCGCTCGTGGAGCAGCAGACCGGCGTCGCGATGGACCGGAGCGCGTACGTCCGGATGGGCTCCGAGCAGCCGTCGCCGGCCGAGCGGCCGGCCCAGCTCGGCCGGCCCGACCTGGGGTCCGCTGCGGGCATCAACCTCAGCTACGCCCTGCAGTGGTGGCTCGCGATGATCGCGTTCCCGGTGCTGGTGCTGCTGGCGGCCCGCCGGGAGCTGCCGGGGCGCGCCGAGCGGGCACCGAGGCCGAAGAAGCAGCGCATCT
It includes:
- the fabG gene encoding 3-oxoacyl-ACP reductase FabG, producing the protein MSDSPRPVLVTGGNRGIGLAVARALAEGGDRVVVASRSGEAPDGLEAVQCDVSDTASVDAAFTAAEQLVGGPIEVLVANAGITSDTLLLRMSDEDFATVLDTNLTGAFRCARRASKGMIRLKRGRMIFISSVVGLLGSAGQVNYAASKAGLVGMARSITRELGGRNITANVVAPGFIDTEMTQALSEDQRAAYVKQIPAGRLAEASEVAAAVRFLAGPDAAYISGAVLPVDGGLGMGH
- a CDS encoding DUF3099 domain-containing protein, coding for MSRRTRHDQTSSVPSATSLPANPRDDHDNRVRNYLISMGIRTACFVGAFVFTGVLRWVCVALAVVLPYVAVIFANAAQQRRIDVLGSVRPDRRQKRIDGPAAHGSSRTS
- the moaA gene encoding GTP 3',8-cyclase MoaA, which encodes MSRTSLPMPRPRADARLVDRYGRVGRDLRVSVTDRCNLRCTYCMPAEGLPWLAKPEMLTDDELVRLIGIFVDLGVRQVRFTGGEPLLRRSLTDVVRRVAALEPRPQMALTSNGIGLDRLAAPLAEAGLDRVNVSLDTVDRDTFKQLTLRDRLADVEAGLKAAADAGLTPVKVNSVAMRGVNEHRVAELLQWCLDRGYELRFIEQMPLDAQHAWTRDEMITVDELHERLAERFTLTPLPDASRGSAPAERFLVDGGPATVGIIASVTRPFCGACDRVRLTADGQVRNCLFARGEGDLRALLRGGADDETIAAAITGEMARKRAGHGIDDESFVQPDRPMSAIGG
- a CDS encoding SURF1 family protein; translated protein: MLRVLATRRWIAWLLVALVAAVACLFLGRWQWSRWESRNLTQTTIKNNYDATPVPLGEVLPTPTSELAPQDQWRQVRLVGSYDTGAQTLVRNRPLSGTYGYEVVLPFRADDGRTVLVDRGWVPNGPTAETPPEVPPAPSGQVTVVGWMRPAEPDLKRDAVPGQVSSINPPLVEQQTGVAMDRSAYVRMGSEQPSPAERPAQLGRPDLGSAAGINLSYALQWWLAMIAFPVLVLLAARRELPGRAERAPRPKKQRIWDEEDA